A single Vulcanisaeta distributa DSM 14429 DNA region contains:
- a CDS encoding anthranilate synthase component II, with the protein MELVVIIDNYDSFTYNIAQYVGELGAKPLVFRNDEVTVKVIERLRPNGIIISPGPGSPLNPRDIGISRDVIQRFKGRVPILGICLGHQVIGVTFGARIRRARTIKHGKTSMIRLMRPSPIFQGLPDRIEGMRYHSLVIDDIPSELIVTAISEDDNEVMAVQHRDYPIFGVQFHPESVGTPMGKEILKNFLSLG; encoded by the coding sequence ATGGAACTAGTAGTAATCATAGACAATTACGACTCCTTCACATACAACATAGCCCAGTACGTGGGTGAGCTTGGGGCTAAGCCGCTGGTCTTTAGGAATGATGAGGTCACCGTTAAGGTAATCGAGAGGCTTAGGCCCAATGGCATAATCATATCACCAGGCCCTGGCAGCCCACTTAATCCCAGGGACATAGGCATATCCAGGGATGTGATCCAGCGCTTCAAGGGTAGGGTACCCATACTGGGTATTTGCCTTGGTCATCAAGTAATTGGCGTTACCTTTGGGGCCAGGATTAGGAGGGCCAGGACGATAAAGCACGGTAAAACCAGTATGATTAGGTTGATGAGGCCATCACCGATATTCCAAGGTCTCCCCGATAGGATTGAGGGCATGAGGTACCACAGCCTCGTAATAGATGATATACCCAGTGAATTAATTGTCACGGCCATTTCCGAGGATGACAATGAGGTCATGGCAGTACAGCACAGGGATTACCCGATATTTGGTGTTCAATTCCACCCAGAAAGCGTCGGCACACCAATGGGTAAGGAGATACTGAAGAACTTCCTCTCCCTGGGCTAA
- the trpD gene encoding anthranilate phosphoribosyltransferase, whose product MTMKEILEKIARGLALSVDEAYEVAKGMLTSIDEALSAAVLMGLRVRGEASSEIAGFAKALRDFCVKIPIDDRGKYVDTAGTGGDGFGTLNVSTAAALVAAYLGARVIKHGNRSVSSTSGSADFLEALGFNINLPPNKAAEMAIKYRFTFAFAPAYHPAMKNVMPVRKKLGIRTIFNLIGPLANPALLTRQLIGVADSSLMDRMAEAALMLGYEHAVLVHGEPGIDEVSVFGKTMVIEVRGNNVDKYFIEPRDLGLGTHRIDEVRVSSPLSSIEKVKRAISGEDEAARDFIIANAAFTLYVAGMVRDPRDGVEYVRSHLDNGFWDYVNELARVSRS is encoded by the coding sequence ATGACGATGAAGGAGATACTCGAGAAAATAGCCAGGGGATTAGCCCTGAGCGTGGATGAGGCGTACGAGGTCGCCAAGGGCATGTTGACGAGTATTGATGAAGCGTTATCAGCGGCAGTACTAATGGGCCTGAGGGTAAGGGGTGAGGCGTCCAGCGAGATTGCCGGCTTTGCGAAGGCTCTCAGGGACTTCTGCGTCAAGATACCAATAGATGATAGGGGTAAGTACGTGGATACCGCCGGCACGGGAGGTGATGGGTTCGGAACACTCAATGTGTCCACGGCGGCAGCGTTGGTGGCTGCTTACCTGGGAGCTCGCGTGATTAAGCACGGCAATAGGAGCGTTTCATCAACCTCGGGTAGTGCGGACTTCCTTGAGGCGTTAGGCTTCAACATAAACCTACCACCCAATAAGGCGGCTGAGATGGCGATTAAGTACCGCTTCACCTTCGCCTTTGCCCCAGCCTATCACCCAGCAATGAAGAACGTGATGCCCGTAAGGAAGAAATTGGGCATTAGGACAATATTCAACCTAATAGGGCCGCTGGCAAACCCAGCCCTACTCACTAGGCAGTTGATCGGTGTTGCGGATAGTTCATTAATGGATAGAATGGCTGAGGCAGCGTTAATGCTTGGTTATGAGCATGCCGTGCTCGTGCATGGCGAGCCCGGTATTGATGAGGTTTCGGTCTTTGGTAAGACCATGGTTATTGAGGTCAGGGGTAATAATGTGGATAAGTACTTCATTGAGCCCAGGGACCTGGGGCTAGGTACTCATAGGATTGATGAGGTTAGGGTTTCAAGCCCATTGAGCAGTATTGAGAAGGTTAAGCGAGCTATATCTGGTGAGGATGAGGCGGCTAGGGACTTCATAATTGCCAATGCCGCATTTACACTATACGTCGCGGGCATGGTTAGGGATCCAAGGGACGGTGTTGAGTACGTAAGGTCACACCTAGACAATGGCTTTTGGGACTACGTGAATGAGCTCGCCAGGGTGAGTAGGTCATGA
- a CDS encoding anthranilate synthase component I, giving the protein MSVRKIPIQYLPKPRELTNYLLKSGEDFVTLLESGPGFPERSRYTIVAWGVTEHLVVDWDGDLYGELKGLVSKLGRFESGDIALGYLSYEAVAYMEPYLRSYLRKPQWPVAEFVIPSNVVIYDNLLGRGYVKGELPSNASVDLDDFEVVSKVGGTRKEDFIRWVESSLEDIRNGEIFQIVLSRYEDYSVRGDVMNLYMRLADLNPSPYMYITKFGDKYIVGTSPELLVKVDGDRVETHPIAGTRPRGKDPIDDLRLEEELINSIKDKAEHVMLVDLARNDIGRVCRFGTVRVKELYAIEKYQSVQHLVSRVEGVLERGNDIVDALFATFPAGTVSGAPKPRAMELIAKYEGTARGPYAGAIGLMHGSGGEFAIIIRTLFLMGGVARIQAGAGIVYDSVPELEFQETEHKLGSLKTAMGVV; this is encoded by the coding sequence GTGTCCGTTAGGAAGATACCCATTCAGTACCTGCCAAAGCCCAGGGAACTCACCAATTACCTGCTTAAGTCTGGTGAGGACTTCGTGACGTTACTCGAGAGTGGGCCAGGCTTTCCAGAGAGGTCTAGGTACACGATCGTTGCGTGGGGGGTTACCGAGCACCTAGTGGTTGATTGGGATGGTGATCTATATGGTGAATTGAAGGGATTAGTTAGTAAACTTGGTAGGTTTGAGAGTGGTGATATAGCCCTTGGCTACCTGTCCTACGAGGCCGTGGCCTACATGGAGCCATACTTAAGGAGCTACCTAAGGAAGCCGCAGTGGCCGGTTGCAGAGTTTGTAATACCGAGTAACGTGGTCATTTACGACAACCTACTGGGCAGGGGCTATGTTAAGGGCGAACTACCCAGTAATGCCTCAGTGGATTTAGACGATTTTGAGGTGGTTAGTAAGGTTGGTGGTACTAGGAAGGAGGACTTCATTAGGTGGGTTGAGTCGTCACTTGAGGATATTAGGAATGGTGAGATTTTCCAAATAGTCCTTTCCAGGTATGAGGACTACTCAGTGAGGGGTGACGTGATGAACCTATACATGAGACTCGCAGACCTAAACCCATCGCCATACATGTACATAACCAAGTTCGGGGATAAGTACATAGTTGGTACGAGCCCTGAGTTACTGGTTAAGGTTGACGGTGATAGGGTGGAGACGCACCCAATAGCCGGGACTAGGCCGAGGGGTAAGGACCCAATTGATGATCTAAGACTTGAGGAGGAATTGATCAATAGTATTAAGGATAAGGCGGAGCACGTGATGCTCGTCGACCTCGCCAGAAACGACATCGGCAGGGTGTGTAGGTTCGGCACGGTTAGAGTTAAGGAATTATACGCCATCGAGAAGTACCAAAGCGTTCAACACCTAGTCTCCAGGGTTGAGGGTGTCCTGGAGCGCGGTAATGACATTGTCGATGCCCTATTCGCAACGTTCCCCGCAGGTACGGTTAGTGGAGCGCCCAAGCCAAGGGCTATGGAGTTAATCGCGAAGTACGAGGGCACGGCCAGGGGGCCCTATGCAGGGGCCATTGGTTTGATGCATGGTAGTGGTGGTGAATTCGCGATAATAATAAGGACTTTATTCCTAATGGGTGGCGTGGCCCGGATACAGGCAGGGGCTGGCATAGTCTATGACTCAGTACCCGAACTTGAGTTCCAGGAGACAGAGCATAAGCTAGGTAGTTTGAAGACTGCCATGGGGGTGGTATGA
- a CDS encoding phosphoribosylanthranilate isomerase encodes MTLLKICGVTNVRDAVMVSGYADYVGVIVHSRVPTPRLVNGETAREMIRSVRGVRVVGVVEGLELIDAAKLVSDLGFDVLQYHGDFEPSGEVMDLFNDLGIKLAPVLTYVGDKSIIDRAAKLSLINYVEYVLIDAPKTNFTKYEHGLKLPLDVIREASAIPRVGVAGGINPGNVSLVMRYRPFLIDVSSGVEKSPGIKDEELVRRVAEVVRGVR; translated from the coding sequence ATGACGCTACTTAAGATTTGTGGGGTTACGAACGTTAGGGATGCCGTAATGGTTAGTGGTTATGCCGACTACGTCGGCGTAATAGTGCACTCCAGGGTACCAACACCGAGGCTTGTCAACGGCGAGACAGCTAGGGAAATGATAAGATCAGTCAGGGGGGTCAGGGTTGTCGGTGTCGTGGAGGGGCTTGAGTTAATTGATGCCGCTAAATTAGTCAGCGACCTCGGGTTTGATGTCCTTCAGTATCATGGTGACTTTGAACCGAGTGGTGAGGTTATGGACTTGTTCAATGATCTTGGGATTAAGCTGGCGCCGGTATTGACGTACGTAGGTGATAAATCAATAATTGATAGGGCTGCCAAGCTTTCATTGATTAATTATGTGGAGTACGTACTTATTGACGCGCCAAAAACGAACTTCACTAAGTATGAGCATGGCCTTAAATTGCCGTTGGACGTGATCAGGGAGGCCAGCGCCATACCTAGGGTTGGTGTTGCCGGCGGTATAAATCCAGGTAACGTGTCGCTGGTGATGAGGTATAGGCCATTCCTAATCGATGTTAGCTCTGGGGTTGAGAAAAGCCCTGGAATTAAGGATGAGGAGTTGGTGAGGAGAGTCGCGGAGGTGGTTAGGGGTGTCCGTTAG